CACCTGGCACACCGGCTTATGTGTAGCAAGAATAAATTCGAGCCGTTCTTTCTCTTTGATTAGGTTGGCTATTTCGGTCTCCAGGGCAGCCTtttcctcctccagcttgtctgtcTCCTTTAAACAGATCGACACCAAAAAATCATCCATGtggaaaatcaaacaaacaaacaaaaagcaaaacacaccGCAGTAGGTGTAAATGACAGCTGAGCAAATTAATCACTGTTTACTTACAGCTTGCAGTGTATCTGTGAGCTCCCTCCTTCTGTTGCGACACTTTGCTGCAGCCATTTTATTCCTCTCCCTTCTtatcctcttcttctcctcctcctcaggaGACAGCTGGGATGTAAGGGAAATAATTCAGTCATTACCACGAAGAATCCAGCCATTTCTTCCCCTAATCCACAACACCCGCTCCCAGTTCGCCCTCTGAAGAGTGGCAAAAGCATGTTTCACTGCAATGCGCCTAAAAATAGACTATTGTTGCAGACTTGCTGTGACCTGAATATAAATTGACTGCCTAAGGAAGGCACACAGCCCGCACACGGCACCAGAGGAGCATGCACAATAGCTCGGCTGCACACAAGGAATTCAGATTGGCATATGCAAATTGACACTATTGACTGTTCTGTCCAATAGCAGGTAGACTTCATCGGAGCTAACCTACCTGCTCTGCTTTCCCCTTTCTGGCAGCATTTTTTCCCTTACTCCCGCCCGCTTTGGGTGTTGCCTGGTGAGAGCTTCGCGGTTCATTGGCTTGCTTGCTACCCAGAGACGGGGAGACAGATGTAATAATCGTAGGCTGGACCATCCACTGGAAATCTGGGGTAGAGGAAATTGCTGTAACCGTTGGAACAAATGGAGTGTCTTCAGTGCTCATGTCTTGGCAGACCTCCTGAAAAAGCAGAGGTAGTACTGACAATGAGGACTACAgttacatttattcatttataccAGAGGTTTCACGTGGCTCTGATTGTGAtgctgaaaatcaataaaagcctCTTAATCATTTGTTTATAGTCTAAAACAGAGGATACCCTGCATGTGGTGTCTCTTCTTGAAATATACCCGACCAGAAATAGCCTTCTCCCAGATCAATATTTGACTTTATCATTGTTTCTGACGTCAACACTGACGCAGAGATGCTGTGGAGTCTCCTGaatggatttatttttctcAATGAACCGCTGCATCGACACGCTTGCATTTTGGTCCCAGGACGTCGGAATCATAACAACCGACCTACAGGGCTATTTTGTCACATTTCCACATGCGCAGATTCCCGATGTCtgacgtatatatatatatatatatgatgctTTAAAATTAACCGCATCCAGTTAATTTAAATCTTATCAATCagtcccccctccccccaccacAGAGATGAAAGCATTTGAGCATCCAGTCTGTGGctcactttaaaaaagaaagagagagagagagagagagagagagagagagagagagagagagagagagaaaatggtGATCTTTAATCTGCTTTAAACGGGGTGCCTCTTGGGTAGCGTGTTAAATAAATGATCAACAAAGCCATTCATACCTTTGCATTGCTCTCTGTGGAGGACGCTGGAGAGCTCGCCTCCTCTGGCGTCTTCTGGCAGAGTGTCCCGACAGGAGACTCTGCCCGGCAGGTGGGGGAGACTGAATCCATGTCAGGCGTCAGGTTGTTTTGATACATcacgaggagaaaaaaaagaaaagaaaaaagaaagaaaagcaaaatcacacacacgcacacacacacaagtcctGATTAATGACAAATATGACTGTGGCCTTCCGCTGGGGAAGAGCAGCTCGGGTCTTTTCTCCAGGTATAGTCTACCTGGTAACTGGACGACTAGAATGCAAGCCCCTCCTTTTATGCTCTGCTAGAATTTTATGAATGAACCAAGACTGTACCATCCGCGGAGGGGGGGTCAGACTGACAGCCACATAGGCATATTTTGGTGTAAAAGGCCATCCTGTTGACATTTATCCACCATTATATGCACTCCACGAGCGATATCTAACACTTTATcccttttggtttgtttgtatttacacCAGTTAGTCACCGCAAGATGAccagccccccaccccccacccctctcTCTCCCATTCACAAAAATGGCTATCGGCCTCTTATTAATGCAATATGGGATGAAAAACGCGAGTCTATTTATAAATATGCCTATGTAACCATTTCCTGGGCGATAAAAACTTAACGTCGTGCTGTGTCAATTTAGTCAAAGGTGAAATAGAGCCGTGGTGGAGACGGCTCCTCTTCAATAAAACCTAATTGATTCCAAGGTCAAGTGGACACGTTTTGCTCGACCATTTTAAAATACACACTGCAGCTTAGCATTTATATTTAGCTCCATAATTTATCCGAATCCAAAAACTAATCTCATCTCCATTCGCCATTTCACATTGATAAAATGCGGACTATGCTGTGAGTTTTTAGCTGTGTGACAGGCATCTGTTGTCGAGCtcaggctttttttcccccgaAGATAAGAATCAGGGATCGTTCGCAGACATAATGAAATGATGCTGAATTGTTTACTTGGGAGGGACATGTGGGGGCGGGCAAGTCACGTGGCATGACCCGGAACTGTGGGGGAAGAAGGGGTCTGCAACACAGCTGCTCAATACTCCAATCACAACAAAGGAGCAGCGCTGCGTCGATGCTGTGCGCCTACTGTACCCGACAGCGCTCTCGCTTCAAGTCTCTCTGCCGCCCAACTCTAGAACATGTCTGCAAGAATGTGCTGCTGCAAGGCGAGGAGGCCTGCAAAGACACCCAAAAGCTGCTATACATTTTAAGAGAATTAAACATAGCGctccaattattattatttttttcataatacATGATTACAAACTAGGTAATTAGGCCACTCATCATCATTTAAGTGAAATAAAGCTTTTTATTTTGCAGAGAACACTTAAGAAGGGCTACGACTATAATGGCTCTCcatgaatatttttataattgcATTAAAGCATTTTCTCAATAACTAGACAGACGCTGAAACACAGCAGGAGTCACTGACAGACTGGTCTGCAGTGTGTtaagaacattatgttattttgGTATAAGATGTCATTGTTAAGGATTCAGTCATGTCTTCTTAAGCTCAGTGATTGTACCTAATACAGCAGAGAAAGCCAGGCTAACCACTCTGCCATTTGCTTTGATAACATATTATCAATATGGGAGGGAGGTTTATAGCTATGGGCTACTGATACACTTTATTACATACACTTGTTCAGATACTTATTAACacatatctaatcagccaatcacagtggCAGTAACTCAGCGTATTCAGGCATGAAACCTGGTGgcgacaacctgctgaagttcacacTGAGCATCAGAGTTTGGCAAGAAAGGTGACTTAAGAGACTGAAGTGACTTGAAGCATGGCATGGTCATAGTTTCTTTAGAAGCTGCTGATCTACAACCATCTTTACAGTTTAAAGAGAATAGTCAgagaagagaaaatatccagtgagccaCATTTCTCTGATTGAAATGCCTTGTTggtgccagaggtcagaggaaaatggtcagactgctttgagctgataggaaggcaactgTAACTCAAGTAAGCACTTGTTATAACCAAAGTATGCTAAGAAGCACGTTAACATGTTGAATCATGAGCAGATTTTCTAACAGCACCAGAAGAACAGGACACTGAGGCTAAACTTTGCACCGGGTCATCAAAACAGGACAACAGAAGTTTGGAAAACCATTGCCTCATCTGACGAGTCTCAATCGGCTGAGACATTCAGATAGTAActtcagaatttggcataaaaaacatgaaaacatagatccatcctgccttgcatCAATGGTTTTGGCTACTGCTGGTGTAATAGTGAAGggaatgttgtttttttaattcactttgTACCCCTTTGCTCCAACTGGGAATTATTTAAATGGCACAGCCTACCAGAGTACGGTTACTGATTATGatcatccctttatgaccacagtgcaccATCTCCTGGTGGCTGATTGAAGCACGTtaatgcaccatgtcacaaagcttaaatcatatcaaactggtttcttgaacatgacactCGTGTCCCCACACTCAAATGACCTGTGTAATGTTATCATATCATTATGGTCAACAATcttgaatgtttccagcaccttgttgagtCTGTGCCAaaaagaattaattaattataagAATTTCTTATAGTAATATcgattattttaaataaattatatctCAATGAGCTATCAGCAATTTTTTTGTGAAGTAACATAATAGGCAAAAAACGTTTGTGGGAACTGAAAACTCCCAGAATAAAGTTGTTAAACTGAACATGATGCGCATGTGGAAGCAAAGATGTGAAGGATTTTCATAGCACTGACATTTATAACATTATGAGCACCACACGATAAAATCCAAACTACTACAGCTAACAAAACTTACTGTTACTCACATCATGTTACATACGTTATACTTACAGTCCTCTGAAAAAGTATTTCCCCCTTCTTGATTTCATgggtttttgcatatttgtcatacttgcatgtttcagatcatcaaataaattttaagaacaaagaaagataaccagagtaaatagaaaatgctgtttaaaaaaaaaaaaaaaaagttattcaaCTGTACTTGGCCTATGTGAAAATGTAATTGGCCTCTAATCCTAATAAGTAGTTGCGTCACCCTTGGCAGAAAGAATTACAACAAAGcgtttgtgataactggcaaagagtctttcacatcactgtggaggaaatttggcccactcttctttttagaactgttttaattcagccacattgaaGGGTTTTTGTGAATGGTCTGTTTAAGGTCAATGGGACTTTTTAACAAGGCAATTACTTTTTTATATGTGGCCAGGGAGGTTTGGATAGCTTCCCCCCCTCaacatataaaataattaattgaaaACAGCATTTCATATTTAGTTggattatctttgtctaatattaaaattagtttgatgatctgaaacgttaagtgtgaaaaatatgcaaaaaactaaGTAGTGTGTAAGAGGGCAAACAGGCTTTCACAGTGCTGTATATATCTTACTATGACTTTCTGTTGCTTTAGATTACAAGAAAAAAGCTTGAGCCATAGAATTTGGGCAAAGAAACAGGAATATCTGAACCATTTAATaagttatcttttttttttttttagaaacaaaacaacacatttaaaaacaaaatacacaccCTTAAGTATTCCCATATAGCTTCCATGCTTTATACATTCTTCTCAACTTTCGGAGGTTGGGTTTCTGGACTTCCTGCAAGGACAACAATACTTAGTCATCATCACAATATTGCACTGGACATTTCCTTAAATATGACTTTTAGTCCAGAGTTCAAATGTGGAATGTATTCTGGTACCGTGTGGTCTTTGTCCAAATGAAGGACGTCTACGAGGGGAACAATAGATGGACGGCCATGAGCACACTGGAAGGGCAGCTGGCAGGCAGACAAGGATGCCACCAAGCTGTAGCATTCATCTCTACTTAGGGTGTCGTTGAATTTGATGGCACCTGTTCAATGCAAGCatgtataaaaataacaaacataaaGATTTCAGGCTCAGAATCACAGAAAAAATATATTCAAGGCCTGAGAGAAGCTGATTATCTTTACCGTGGCATGCTAGTGAGGCGAGCACTTTCAGAACAGTGAGAGGCAAAGTTCCTCTCACTCTACCTGTTGAGCGGAGTAgctggagaacaaaaaaaagagacaaacaaaatATATTACTCTAAAACAAATAGTACTTACCATTGTGCATCACAGAAGTTTAGTACATaggaaaacagaaaattttTTAGCTTACCTCAATCTGCTCTCGAAGATATTCCTGTCAAATAAAATTTAGCGATACATATCAGAAAACACCTTTGTAAAAGCCTCACTTAGCAAAAATAGTGAAACAGTAAACAGTTTTACCTCAGCAATTGGCTTTATAACAGATGGTCTTCCTCGCCTCAGCTCATTACTCTCTTTTTCCATAAAACACAATGGCACTTTCCCGACAAACACTTTTAGATCCGCTGCCAGTGAAAAATGAACTTCCAGGCCCAAACTCCTTAGATGTGGCTGACAGGACCTGTAGGAAAATCAAGAACAGTCTATGAGTACTAACTAAATAACATCTAAACACAAACTCTATGTACTACTGCTAGTCTACAAAGCTTAAGCATGTGGctcaaaaaatacaataaagtaGTATACTTGACCATTTATTAAATTGTATCTCTAGgcactttgtttttcagcatgacaatgactccaaacacactgccaatacagtaaaagcatgcctggatagaaaaaaacacacacgctGGAACACTATCattcatggactggcctccctaGAGGATTACAAcgttactgaagcagtgtgggatcatcttgacagagaacagaacaaaaggcagccaacatccaaagaatgTCCTTCAATAAGTctggaaaactattcctgaagactacttaaagaaagaaaagcttgCTTAAAAGACTTCAGGCCATTCTTAAGGATAAAAGTGGTCACCAAATATGAACTTTCAAGCTTATCagaactgtacaaactctgtttttgcctcatATACTCTATTTCCATGAACGTTTTCAATAAACagctgcacctatttcccattttcctaacaaaatatgaagaaatgaggggtgcTTGAAGATATTTACTATATGTATTCTGTCTTTGCAAGCTTTCCCTCTTTGCTTGTTGCCCAATACACCCAATAGATTTCCATACCTAAGCAGCCTTATCTCCTCTTCTGTTACACTGATCCCAAGAGGTGGCAAAATGGTTGAAGTACACAGGCGTCTCTCTCCTGGGGCATCTGGGTCATCTTCATATGAATCTGTGACAGCACAAACAGCTATGACTGCAGAATTACAATAAGGACCTGTTAACAGCATTATCAGTGTTTcaataacaaaactaaactactgttcacttcttcttctttttttttctttttttttttacctgcaaTTAAATTTTCAAGTCGCACTCTTTCATGTGCAGCATGTTGATCTACCAGCACCAACAGGTTTCCTGTTTTGTAATTgaaaatgtacaaataaataaataaacatgtctcaagaaaacaataaatgacaaagaTTTAATGTTTCTAACTTCACCTTTAGTTTCAGTGTGTTCCACCATCTCGTCATCCTTTGTACTAATAAGGCACGCAAGAAACTTTTTATCCACCTGATGAATAACCTATAGGAGAATTGCACCACAGCTTTATGACAGCGTTTTACTGAAATTTGTAAAACTGCTAATAAAAAGTGGTTAAAACTGAGAGATAAATTTGCCTTCATGGAGTGAATCATGGACTTAGAGAAGCGGTATGGAAAAAGGACGTTGTGGATCTTTACAGCCAGTCCGTCAGCTTGTCCACTGGAAATATCCACACCGACCTGTGGAGGCATGATGTAGTATCAAAAGCAAAACCACTGAAGTGAAATCTGACTTTGTATTTTGCTATGAGCAAATCAGTTAGAGTCATTACTAAATCGAGTTAAtacaaaatatgtaaaataaataaaaagtaaaaatatattttcattacCATTGGAGGGCGGACAAACACGGGATTATTCCATTTTGAGTACAATGAAAAAAGTGAGTTTGAGCTTTCACCAACATCACCTATGAAGACGAGATAATAAAAGGCTGCAAATTATCAACTGCATTTTGTACATTATCTGAGGTCATGACCTTACAGCCTACACGCTTATAAATCTGTGAGGTACCTCTACAATCAGGCCCTGATCTAATCACCCTTTCTGGTCTGGATTTAGGCAGGAATGGCAACACTAGATCCACCTGAAATGGATAACACCTGTATTCCATCCCTACATGGACATGACGGCATgcattaaaacagaaaacaagttATCTGCATTAATGTGCGTATCTGCAATTTTGTGTGCTAACTTACCCATTTCAGAAATGACACTAACTGCTATATTGGTGACATCAGACGTGCAGCGCACTTGAGTTTCCTCCATAGCTGGGTCCTCATATCTGCTGAGCCCGGTCACTCTGTTCACATAAACCGTCTTTCCGACAGATGCGTCGTAGTGTTGTAGCCAGTCGCTCGATGTGGCATCCTCTTCATTCATAGCAAGTTCAGGGTTTAAAATGCATCCTAAGGCTGGCCTCATATTGAACTCAGGGTCACAGGGAATCTCATTGCTATCTTGGTTACTGTCAATTCCAGTACTGACACAGATAGTATCCTTTGAGATGTTTCTGGAAAAATCCAATGATACCTCTGAATCATCTGTCCCATGTTGTTTCAAATGACGGAGTTTAGCTGCCAAAGATTTTTTACCTTGGTTCTGTGCTGATTCTGGCTTTATCTTAGTGAAAACAGAGAGAGCTGGCGGGCTTTGGAGGCTGTTCTGTGCCTTATCTTTGTCCTGCATCTCATCTTCTTGTTGAGCTTCCTGGAAAATTGATGCATTCAAAAAAATGCGGTCTGTCTGAGGAGTGTCGGTCTTCAAATGAGCCTTGGGTAACTGTGATTTGAGTTCACCAGATTTAACACATGTTCGTCGAAACTTGTCAAGTGATCCAGACAATTTATGGCATGAAATTATCTTGGAAATCTTTGAGGGGACAACAGAGGAAGAGTCTCTGCATTGTTTCTGAGAAGATCTGCTTGTGTCTAGTGAGATTTTGCGTTTTGCAACAGAAGCTTTTTCTTCAGATTTTACTGTTAAACTTTCCTCCTGAAATACTGGCCTATTGTTTTGCAAAAGGTCCTGAGTCTGCAGACTCTCTTGAATGTATTGATCAGACAATCTGATCTTTCTCTTACTTACTAAAGTCTGTGCATGGCAGCTTGTGTCCTGACAGTCAGGTACTgttctctcagtgtactttaaAGCAGGCTGGGCTTGTTGAATAAAGCTGTCAACTCCTTCTTTTAAAAGTAGCTCTCTTGAAATATGCAAAATATTAGAACCTTCCCCAGCTTCACTATATGCGGGCTCCACttctttattaattttataAGATAAAGGTTCCACTGTAGCCAGATCAGACATCAGCTTATCTCTACATTCATTGTTTAAACCTTTTTCACTGTGTACATTTTGCAACTCATTTGTACTTATCTTTTTCTGGCCTGGTTGTTCACTTTTATACGATCTAGCCTCCAGGCAAACACCATCTTTAGAAACACTGTCACCTGTGTGATTACGATGAACAGATTCAGATGCCAGTCTCGTGCCAACGCTACAGTCCATTGTAGAAATACTGATAGCTGTTTGGTCACCATTGTCACCGTTCTcttctggttctgttttgtcAGTTCCAAACACTCTTGGAGATGCATAGTCCAAGTCATCTTGAGTAAGGACAGCCACCAAGTTCTCCCTGCTCAGGAAAGCTTTCACTGCTTCTTCAACACAGAGCAAAATGCCATCCCAGTCTTTGAACTCTATTAGAGTTTTGGCAGGCACAAGGGAAATGTCATACTCCGAGTAAGAGCATTTAATATTGATGATATACATTCCATACAGATCTTGACTTCGCCTGTGCTTTGGACTTCTGAAGACAGACTGCCCATCCGGACTGTCATTCTTCTGGATCGAACTGGTCAGTTGGCGCAGGAGAACATTTAGCAGCTTGTGAATACGTGTTTTCAACAGCAGtctttcattcacatacaggAACTGTAAGCTGTTGTTGTAGTGGCCCTCTCTGCCAATGTAACCCATCACTTCAAACTGTTTGTATGCGTGGCTCATTTCTCCCAGCTTCTCTGCTCGCCCGATATTATGTATCTGAACAAACCTGTGATAAGTGTTTCTTGCTTTCGGGAGCTGCACCATCATGGCTCCTGTGCAGTCATTCTTCAGGGTGAAGGAAACAGAGGGGTGCATCAGGGAAATAGCTTCCACTCTGTGCCTGATCCTCTCACCCTCCAGGACGGCATCAACCCTCTTCCTTCGGACAGGCATGTTGTGGAAGAAGTTACAAATGATGACAGTTGTCCCCGCAGAGGGTCGAGCAGTCTCTGCTTCAAAGACCTCCAAGCCCTTCCCCTCCTTGAATATTTTAACGTGTGTTTTTACAGATGATCTGGTCCGGGAGGAGATTTCAACAAGTGTGGCTAAAGAAACTAAACTCGCCAAGGCTTCCCCTCTGAAACCGTACCACCTGAGGTTGTCCAGGTCTGCCACAGAAGTGCATTTACTTGTGTGGTATCTATTCCCAACACAGTCCATGTCCTCGGCGCTCATCCCAGCACCGTTATCGATCACCTGAATTTTAAATGCCTCCATGTCCATTCGGACTCCCACACAGGTCGCCCCGGCATCGATGCTGTTTAAAATCAGCTCCTCCACACACTGCTGAAGCGAGGGGATAGCGACACCGGAGCGAAGCTTCCCCTGAACCTCTTTGGGTAAACACTTAATCATAATGGGCATTAAATTCAGTTCTCTTTGTATCTTTGGTCTATCACCTGCACCGACGACCGCAATGTAAGAAGTTAGTTAACCGTTGCTAAGTAGTTAATGCTAGCTAATTCCAAAGGAGACTTTTTGACAGCGACACATTTTGAAGTAAAACCATCTTTCATATTTCATTaaatatgataaaaaatatttagCATAATAAAACCATGCCCTCAAATACCTCAGCTGTTGTGTACAGTCAacgtgaaacaaaaacacaggccTGTAACCGCTTAAAACTGGCTAACATTATAATACTGCCACCTTCTGGTGTGGCGTAACTTACTGCTGCGTTCGTGTCGACTCGGAAACTTATATCCGTACTATAatcagtttccttttttttatcgTTTCATCAATTCGTTAAAATGACTTCAGCTATATACGATGCTAATATTAATGTCTGCAGTTTGTCATAGTCACCCCTTTCAATTGTTTACACTTGCGTCTTTCTAGCTGGGAATTCGGAGCTTTACTGGAAAATTTCGATCTCCGCGTTGACTTGAATGTGCCATGTTCACCAGACATCTTCTTTCGTAAGTTAGCCTATGGAAGACCTGCTTTTACTGCATACCGCCACCTCCTGTACGGAGTGTGCTGTTCAATGTGCTTATACACCCAGTCAGTTTTCCTTTCTGCAGTTAAGAACTCAACAAAACAATTTCAGTCACATCTCCCTCAGTTAGCTTGCCCACTGTATGCCTCGATATGGATAAAACTCATAAGCAAGAGTGGCCAGACCTGCAACATCATCCTAACATGTCTCGATACATCAAGTTACAGTGGAAAAACAAGTTTTATTAATAACTTTAAATGCCCCGTTTGTGTACAAGTGTGCCAGTAAGTCTGCACAGACACATCAGATACACCTGTGTTTTTCATACCAACATGAAGTCAAATTATTTGCTGACCTACCCACTTTATTGGTATGTGTGGCGCTTACCTGTTATCTTAAACCAGAAGACCGAACAATATCAGGTGTTTGTCCTTGGAATAACTGAGCTTGTATCAGTATCTTGATAATTTAGCAAAATGGTTTTATGTCACCTTATGCGTAAATAGTCTTTAAGAGCTTTTGATGAACCCTGAAAAGGTGTTATTATTACAGCTTTCATTTGAAAATAGGCAAGCACACACATGTGCCTGTTTGCATGACCATGAGAACAAATATAATTTTGTTAAAggtttctaaaaaaaataaaaaaatttgaaCAATGTAGCCACCTCCGCTAACCACTTTAAATGCAGAGTGTAGGTCCTTCACAACCAGGCATGTTAAAGCTGACTGAGTTGAATATTCGTTTACTGCTGTTATTGCAATAAAATCAGACAATGTGAGTTCCGATGAAGGAAGTTCACATTTATTAATGTTGTTACATATTCTGTGAACATTTAGGAGATCAAACATATGCAGTACACCTCTTCCTCCCAttcagtttaaatgttaaattccaaccagtaaaaacaaaaaagactaaataaataaaacatctgcATAAGTTAATATTAAAGGCACAGTTATTTTACTACATTGAAAGATGAATGTTCTAGGCTGTCAACTTCTTTCTCATTCTTGAACTCTGCCTTGGTTATGTGTGACTTGGGGCTCCCAGTGGATCTCAGCCATTCTTGCATTTCCTTCACCTTTTTGCGTGGGCCTTG
This is a stretch of genomic DNA from Pelmatolapia mariae isolate MD_Pm_ZW linkage group LG16_19, Pm_UMD_F_2, whole genome shotgun sequence. It encodes these proteins:
- the mlh3 gene encoding DNA mismatch repair protein Mlh3 isoform X3 translates to MPIMIKCLPKEVQGKLRSGVAIPSLQQCVEELILNSIDAGATCVGVRMDMEAFKIQVIDNGAGMSAEDMDCVGNRYHTSKCTSVADLDNLRWYGFRGEALASLVSLATLVEISSRTRSSVKTHVKIFKEGKGLEVFEAETARPSAGTTVIICNFFHNMPVRRKRVDAVLEGERIRHRVEAISLMHPSVSFTLKNDCTGAMMVQLPKARNTYHRFVQIHNIGRAEKLGEMSHAYKQFEVMGYIGREGHYNNSLQFLYVNERLLLKTRIHKLLNVLLRQLTSSIQKNDSPDGQSVFRSPKHRRSQDLYGMYIINIKCSYSEYDISLVPAKTLIEFKDWDGILLCVEEAVKAFLSRENLVAVLTQDDLDYASPRVFGTDKTEPEENGDNGDQTAISISTMDCSVGTRLASESVHRNHTGDSVSKDGVCLEARSYKSEQPGQKKISTNELQNVHSEKGLNNECRDKLMSDLATVEPLSYKINKEVEPAYSEAGEGSNILHISRELLLKEGVDSFIQQAQPALKYTERTVPDCQDTSCHAQTLVSKRKIRLSDQYIQESLQTQDLLQNNRPVFQEESLTVKSEEKASVAKRKISLDTSRSSQKQCRDSSSVVPSKISKIISCHKLSGSLDKFRRTCVKSGELKSQLPKAHLKTDTPQTDRIFLNASIFQEAQQEDEMQDKDKAQNSLQSPPALSVFTKIKPESAQNQGKKSLAAKLRHLKQHGTDDSEVSLDFSRNISKDTICVSTGIDSNQDSNEIPCDPEFNMRPALGCILNPELAMNEEDATSSDWLQHYDASVGKTVYVNRVTGLSRYEDPAMEETQVRCTSDVTNIAVSVISEMGDVGESSNSLFSLYSKWNNPVFVRPPMVGVDISSGQADGLAVKIHNVLFPYRFSKSMIHSMKVIHQVDKKFLACLISTKDDEMVEHTETKGNLLVLVDQHAAHERVRLENLIAVIAVCAVTDSYEDDPDAPGERRLCTSTILPPLGISVTEEEIRLLRSCQPHLRSLGLEVHFSLAADLKVFVGKVPLCFMEKESNELRRGRPSVIKPIAEEYLREQIELLRSTGRVRGTLPLTVLKVLASLACHGAIKFNDTLSRDECYSLVASLSACQLPFQCAHGRPSIVPLVDVLHLDKDHTEVQKPNLRKLRRMYKAWKLYGNT
- the mlh3 gene encoding DNA mismatch repair protein Mlh3 isoform X1, producing the protein MPIMIKCLPKEVQGKLRSGVAIPSLQQCVEELILNSIDAGATCVGVRMDMEAFKIQVIDNGAGMSAEDMDCVGNRYHTSKCTSVADLDNLRWYGFRGEALASLVSLATLVEISSRTRSSVKTHVKIFKEGKGLEVFEAETARPSAGTTVIICNFFHNMPVRRKRVDAVLEGERIRHRVEAISLMHPSVSFTLKNDCTGAMMVQLPKARNTYHRFVQIHNIGRAEKLGEMSHAYKQFEVMGYIGREGHYNNSLQFLYVNERLLLKTRIHKLLNVLLRQLTSSIQKNDSPDGQSVFRSPKHRRSQDLYGMYIINIKCSYSEYDISLVPAKTLIEFKDWDGILLCVEEAVKAFLSRENLVAVLTQDDLDYASPRVFGTDKTEPEENGDNGDQTAISISTMDCSVGTRLASESVHRNHTGDSVSKDGVCLEARSYKSEQPGQKKISTNELQNVHSEKGLNNECRDKLMSDLATVEPLSYKINKEVEPAYSEAGEGSNILHISRELLLKEGVDSFIQQAQPALKYTERTVPDCQDTSCHAQTLVSKRKIRLSDQYIQESLQTQDLLQNNRPVFQEESLTVKSEEKASVAKRKISLDTSRSSQKQCRDSSSVVPSKISKIISCHKLSGSLDKFRRTCVKSGELKSQLPKAHLKTDTPQTDRIFLNASIFQEAQQEDEMQDKDKAQNSLQSPPALSVFTKIKPESAQNQGKKSLAAKLRHLKQHGTDDSEVSLDFSRNISKDTICVSTGIDSNQDSNEIPCDPEFNMRPALGCILNPELAMNEEDATSSDWLQHYDASVGKTVYVNRVTGLSRYEDPAMEETQVRCTSDVTNIAVSVISEMGMEYRCYPFQVDLVLPFLPKSRPERVIRSGPDCRGDVGESSNSLFSLYSKWNNPVFVRPPMVGVDISSGQADGLAVKIHNVLFPYRFSKSMIHSMKVIHQVDKKFLACLISTKDDEMVEHTETKGNLLVLVDQHAAHERVRLENLIAVIAVCAVTDSYEDDPDAPGERRLCTSTILPPLGISVTEEEIRLLRSCQPHLRSLGLEVHFSLAADLKVFVGKVPLCFMEKESNELRRGRPSVIKPIAEEYLREQIELLRSTGRVRGTLPLTVLKVLASLACHGAIKFNDTLSRDECYSLVASLSACQLPFQCAHGRPSIVPLVDVLHLDKDHTEVQKPNLRKLRRMYKAWKLYGNT
- the mlh3 gene encoding DNA mismatch repair protein Mlh3 isoform X2, producing MPIMIKCLPKEVQGKLRSGVAIPSLQQCVEELILNSIDAGATCVGVRMDMEAFKIQVIDNGAGMSAEDMDCVGNRYHTSKCTSVADLDNLRWYGFRGEALASLVSLATLVEISSRTRSSVKTHVKIFKEGKGLEVFEAETARPSAGTTVIICNFFHNMPVRRKRVDAVLEGERIRHRVEAISLMHPSVSFTLKNDCTGAMMVQLPKARNTYHRFVQIHNIGRAEKLGEMSHAYKQFEVMGYIGREGHYNNSLQFLYVNERLLLKTRIHKLLNVLLRQLTSSIQKNDSPDGQSVFRSPKHRRSQDLYGMYIINIKCSYSEYDISLVPAKTLIEFKDWDGILLCVEEAVKAFLSRENLVAVLTQDDLDYASPRVFGTDKTEPEENGDNGDQTAISISTMDCSVGTRLASESVHRNHTGDSVSKDGVCLEARSYKSEQPGQKKISTNELQNVHSEKGLNNECRDKLMSDLATVEPLSYKINKEVEPAYSEAGEGSNILHISRELLLKEGVDSFIQQAQPALKYTERTVPDCQDTSCHAQTLVSKRKIRLSDQYIQESLQTQDLLQNNRPVFQEESLTVKSEEKASVAKRKISLDTSRSSQKQCRDSSSVVPSKISKIISCHKLSGSLDKFRRTCVKSGELKSQLPKAHLKTDTPQTDRIFLNASIFQEAQQEDEMQDKDKAQNSLQSPPALSVFTKIKPESAQNQGKKSLAAKLRHLKQHGTDDSEVSLDFSRNISKDTICVSTGIDSNQDSNEIPCDPEFNMRPALGCILNPELAMNEEDATSSDWLQHYDASVGKTVYVNRVTGLSRYEDPAMEETQVRCTSDVTNIAVSVISEMGMEYRCYPFQVDLVLPFLPKSRPERVIRSGPDCRGDVGESSNSLFSLYSKWNNPVFVRPPMVGVDISSGQADGLAVKIHNVLFPYRFSKSMIHSMKVIHQVDKKFLACLISTKDDEMVEHTETKGNLLVLVDQHAAHERVRLENLIADSYEDDPDAPGERRLCTSTILPPLGISVTEEEIRLLRSCQPHLRSLGLEVHFSLAADLKVFVGKVPLCFMEKESNELRRGRPSVIKPIAEEYLREQIELLRSTGRVRGTLPLTVLKVLASLACHGAIKFNDTLSRDECYSLVASLSACQLPFQCAHGRPSIVPLVDVLHLDKDHTEVQKPNLRKLRRMYKAWKLYGNT